The Trichoderma atroviride chromosome 5, complete sequence genome contains a region encoding:
- a CDS encoding uncharacterized protein (EggNog:ENOG41) codes for MATDSNIQPKPWTWTCHKCLRRYSMGSTQRCLQCGHKICYSEKNTVQSICSIQFDFRAWEQIYNARRSRLLQQSSPTEDAPMMAVDEETPRQQERERLHKMLDGTSSCFTDCRLPSECFVTMALNEMSKPANQRPSSSSSEPTSEKPLKTPKKAKKYKRQRRRNFRRMPSPLSQEWHIDDILDEEVDDDAVIEGEEERMEVAEGMGEGGGGDEGGDVRTREDQEREMELQFAIR; via the coding sequence ATGGCCACAGATTCAAACATCCAGCCAAAACCCTGGACTTGGACATGCCACAAATGCCTCCGACGCTACTCCATGGGCAGCACGCAAAGATGCCTCCAGTGCGGCCACAAAATCTGTTACTCGGAAAAGAACACTGTACAGTCTATCTGCAGTATTCAATTCGATTTCCGCGCCTGGGAGCAAATCTACAACGCGCGTCGTAGCAGATTGCTTCAGCAGAGTTCCCCAACCGAAGATGCTCCCATGATGGCCGTGGATGAAGAAACCCCGAGGCAGCAAGAGCGCGAGCGGCTCCACAAGATGCTCGACGGCACATCCAGCTGCTTCACAGACTGCAGACTCCCCAGCGAGTGCTTCGTCACGATGGCACTCAACGAAATGTCCAAGCCTGCCAACCAGAggccatcgtcgtcgtcgtcagagCCCACAAGCGAAAAGCCCCTAAAGACACCAAAAAAGGCTAAGAAATACAAACGTCAACGCCGCAGAAACTTCCGAAGAATGCCGTCCCCTTTGAGCCAGGAATGGCACATTGATGATATCTTGGATGAGGAAGTAGATGACGACGCTGTGATTGAAggtgaagaggagaggatggAGGTGGCGGAGGGCATGGGGGAGGGCGGGGGAGGAGATGAGGGGGGAGATGTGAGGACGAGGGAGGATCAGGAGCGAGAGATGGAGTTGCAATTTGCGATTCGATAG